A region of Synechococcus sp. MW101C3 DNA encodes the following proteins:
- the rpsU gene encoding 30S ribosomal protein S21 — translation MTQVTVGENEGIESALRRFKRQVSKAGIFADLKRLRHHETPTEKYKRKAQQRRRRR, via the coding sequence ATGACCCAGGTCACCGTCGGCGAAAATGAAGGCATCGAATCGGCGCTGCGCCGGTTCAAGCGTCAGGTGTCCAAGGCAGGGATCTTTGCCGACCTCAAGCGCCTGCGTCACCACGAAACCCCCACCGAGAAGTACAAGCGCAAGGCCCAGCAGCGCCGCCGCCGCCGCTGA
- a CDS encoding DUF4278 domain-containing protein: MTKTQLVYRGVAYDGTQHAELPAQPVEHVYRGVHYREALRHEPTQPDEALELHYRGHAYHHRRAEAARQVNAG; the protein is encoded by the coding sequence ATGACCAAGACCCAACTCGTCTACCGCGGCGTCGCCTACGACGGCACCCAACACGCTGAACTCCCGGCCCAGCCCGTTGAGCACGTCTATAGAGGCGTTCACTACCGCGAGGCCCTGCGTCACGAGCCCACCCAGCCCGACGAAGCACTTGAGCTTCACTACCGCGGCCATGCCTATCACCACAGGCGCGCCGAAGCCGCCCGCCAGGTGAACGCCGGCTGA
- the purB gene encoding adenylosuccinate lyase, protein MIERYTLPEMGALWSEEAKFQGWLDVELAACEANCTLGRVPAEAMAEIRAKARFEVPRILEIEAEVRHDVIAFLTNVNEHVGPAGRYIHVGMTSSDVLDTGLALQMKRSVRVLLQEMEALVEALRQLASAHKDTVMIGRSHAIHGEPITFGFKVAGWLAESLRNRQRLQQLETTVSVGQVSGAMGTYANTDPQVEALACASLGLEPDTASTQVISRDRHAEYVQTLALVGASLERFSTEIRNLQRTDVLEVEENFAKGQKGSSAMPHKRNPIRSERISGLARVLRSYTVAALENVALWHERDISHSSVERMMLPDCSCTLHFMLREMTEVVQGLGVYPDNMTRNLHIYGGVVFSQRVLLALVEHGLSREQAYQLVQRHAHSAWNTEGGNFRANLLADPEVTGVLSTAELDMCFSTDLHRAQLGVIWARLGLDD, encoded by the coding sequence TTGATCGAGCGTTACACCCTGCCCGAAATGGGCGCTCTGTGGAGCGAAGAGGCCAAGTTCCAGGGATGGCTGGATGTGGAGCTGGCCGCCTGCGAAGCCAACTGCACCCTCGGCCGGGTGCCCGCTGAGGCCATGGCCGAAATCCGTGCCAAGGCCCGCTTTGAGGTGCCGCGCATCCTGGAGATCGAGGCAGAGGTGCGTCACGACGTGATCGCCTTTCTCACCAACGTGAATGAGCACGTGGGGCCTGCGGGGCGCTACATCCACGTGGGCATGACCAGCTCGGACGTGCTTGATACCGGGCTCGCCCTGCAGATGAAGCGCTCGGTACGCGTGCTGCTGCAAGAGATGGAGGCCTTGGTGGAAGCGCTGCGGCAGCTGGCGAGCGCTCATAAGGACACCGTGATGATCGGGCGCTCCCATGCCATCCACGGCGAACCGATCACCTTCGGCTTCAAGGTGGCGGGTTGGCTGGCCGAAAGCCTGCGCAACCGCCAGCGCCTGCAGCAGCTCGAGACCACGGTGTCCGTGGGCCAGGTGAGCGGGGCGATGGGCACTTACGCCAACACTGATCCCCAGGTGGAGGCTCTGGCCTGCGCCAGCCTGGGGCTGGAGCCGGATACGGCCAGCACGCAGGTGATCAGCCGGGATCGCCATGCGGAGTATGTGCAGACCCTGGCACTGGTGGGGGCTTCCCTGGAGCGCTTCAGCACCGAGATCAGGAATCTGCAGCGCACTGATGTGCTTGAGGTGGAAGAGAACTTCGCCAAGGGGCAGAAAGGCAGTTCAGCGATGCCCCATAAGCGCAACCCGATTCGCAGCGAACGCATCAGCGGGCTGGCCCGCGTGCTGAGGAGCTACACGGTGGCGGCGTTGGAAAACGTGGCGCTTTGGCATGAACGTGACATCAGTCATAGCTCTGTGGAGCGAATGATGCTGCCGGATTGTTCCTGCACCCTGCATTTCATGTTGCGTGAAATGACGGAGGTAGTCCAAGGGCTGGGTGTCTATCCCGACAACATGACCCGCAATCTTCACATCTACGGAGGTGTCGTGTTCAGCCAACGGGTGCTGCTGGCACTGGTGGAGCATGGGCTCAGCCGTGAGCAGGCCTATCAGCTGGTGCAGCGCCACGCCCACAGCGCCTGGAACACCGAGGGCGGGAATTTTCGCGCCAACCTGCTGGCCGACCCCGAGGTGACAGGCGTATTGAGCACTGCCGAACTGGACATGTGCTTCTCCACCGATCTGCACCGCGCCCAGCTTGGGGTGATCTGGGCCCGACTAGGCCTGGACGACTGA
- a CDS encoding cytochrome c biogenesis protein ResB yields MTPSPVQTRTPTWRRLLAWLSDLRLAIGLLLVIAATSAIGTLIPQREASEAYHQLYDRKPWLGVVTGDWILKLQLDHVYASSWFLALLALLGLSLVLCSWRRQWPALQAALRWVDYHSPRQLSKLSLAETIPSADPDTDLQNLQHLLHTKGWQLQAANGRLAARKGVLGRVGPLLVHAGLVVLMVGSAWGALAGQRLERYLAPGRELELLNSRGDNQLTVALEHFEIDRDSVGRPEQFRSQLKLLDSTGAPVEETEISVNHPLRFRGMTVYQADWSLAAITIQLGRSPLLQFPLRALPELGEQVWGLAVPTRPDGSEPVLLTLSSEQGPVEVYAANAQPIGRLSPGGAPIDINGLSLRVAEVMPASGLLLKKDPGVPLVYGGFAIALAGGALSLIATRQLWGISDPAHDQLHVGGLCNRNLTALAGELPALLLEIRQLRPSTGEAKEQGQPQTV; encoded by the coding sequence GTGACTCCTTCTCCCGTTCAAACCCGCACACCGACCTGGCGGCGACTGCTCGCGTGGCTCTCCGACCTTCGCCTCGCCATCGGGCTGCTGCTGGTGATCGCCGCCACCAGCGCCATCGGCACGCTGATTCCCCAGCGTGAGGCCAGTGAGGCCTATCACCAGCTCTACGACCGCAAGCCCTGGTTGGGCGTGGTCACCGGCGACTGGATCCTGAAGCTGCAGCTCGACCACGTCTACGCCAGCAGCTGGTTCCTCGCTCTCCTGGCCTTGCTGGGCCTCTCGCTTGTGCTGTGCAGTTGGCGGAGACAATGGCCCGCCCTGCAGGCAGCGCTGCGCTGGGTTGACTATCACTCCCCGCGGCAGCTCAGCAAGCTCAGCCTGGCGGAAACCATCCCCAGCGCAGACCCGGACACCGACCTGCAGAACCTGCAACACCTGTTGCATACCAAGGGCTGGCAGTTGCAGGCGGCCAACGGTCGCCTGGCCGCCCGCAAAGGGGTGCTGGGCCGGGTGGGGCCCCTTCTGGTGCACGCCGGCTTGGTGGTGCTGATGGTGGGTTCGGCCTGGGGCGCACTGGCGGGCCAGCGGCTGGAGCGCTATCTGGCGCCTGGCCGCGAGCTCGAGCTGCTCAACTCCAGAGGGGATAACCAGCTGACCGTGGCGCTCGAGCATTTCGAGATTGATCGTGATTCGGTCGGCCGCCCGGAGCAGTTCCGCTCCCAGCTCAAGCTGCTGGATTCCACCGGGGCGCCTGTGGAAGAAACCGAGATCAGCGTCAACCACCCGCTGCGCTTTCGGGGCATGACCGTCTATCAGGCCGACTGGTCACTGGCGGCGATCACGATTCAGCTGGGTCGCAGCCCCCTGCTGCAATTTCCGCTGCGCGCACTGCCCGAACTGGGCGAGCAGGTCTGGGGCCTGGCCGTCCCGACCCGCCCGGATGGCAGCGAACCGGTCCTGCTCACCCTCAGCAGCGAGCAGGGCCCCGTGGAGGTTTACGCAGCTAACGCTCAACCCATCGGCCGGCTGAGCCCCGGCGGCGCTCCGATCGACATCAACGGGTTATCCCTGCGCGTGGCCGAGGTGATGCCTGCAAGCGGCCTGTTGCTCAAGAAAGATCCAGGTGTGCCACTGGTCTACGGCGGTTTTGCGATTGCCCTCGCCGGCGGCGCGCTGAGCCTGATCGCCACACGCCAGCTTTGGGGCATCTCCGACCCGGCACACGATCAGTTGCACGTGGGTGGCCTCTGCAACCGCAATCTCACGGCGCTGGCCGGGGAGCTGCCTGCCTTGCTCCTGGAGATTCGTCAGCTGCGCCCTTCCACCGGCGAAGCCAAGGAGCAGGGGCAACCGCAAACGGTCTGA
- a CDS encoding sodium/glutamate symporter, with protein sequence MRLPDAVESLLRGWHWPLLALVVLVVLLLLGRLIGNRLGMKRWGLPEALLAGGLGLLVAPAGLLPLVPQPVIDLWNQLPLPLLTLVFASLLLGKPLPKLGGLWRPLSGQVLMALTLAFGQFLVGGLAVLLVLQPLLGTSPVMALLIEVAYEGGHGSAAAMGPTYERLGLEGGQALGLAMATVGLLASTVVGGLVVVLARARGWLSFGAAIPLQEAMEIVVEQTPPLEAIPADQPLEEGTLELPAWWRQGADWAVNMALAGIAVAIGCGLLAALRWGADRSGGVFAMVIDALPVFPLALVGSLLVRLALEKSGQERWVSTPIQSQTGTLAADLLITAATACLDLRLLAADWLPLTVLALAGLLWNLAVVLLLAPRILPADWFERAILEFGQATGVAASGLLLLRMADPDDRSEAVTAFSIKQLLLQPLLAGGVITVVAPLVVVGWGLPAWTSLCLVLVLLWIALGLVLAQQANTD encoded by the coding sequence GTGAGGCTTCCGGACGCTGTGGAATCGCTGCTGCGGGGCTGGCACTGGCCGTTGCTGGCGTTGGTGGTGCTGGTGGTGCTGCTGCTGCTGGGGCGCCTGATCGGCAACCGGCTCGGGATGAAGCGCTGGGGTCTGCCGGAGGCGCTGCTGGCCGGCGGCCTCGGGCTGCTGGTGGCCCCGGCAGGGCTGCTGCCGCTGGTGCCACAGCCGGTGATCGACCTCTGGAACCAGTTGCCGCTGCCACTGCTCACGCTGGTGTTCGCCAGCCTGCTGCTGGGCAAGCCGTTGCCAAAGCTGGGTGGGCTGTGGCGGCCGCTTTCCGGGCAGGTGCTGATGGCCCTCACGCTCGCCTTCGGCCAGTTCCTGGTGGGCGGGCTGGCGGTGCTGCTGGTGCTGCAGCCCCTGCTGGGCACGAGTCCGGTGATGGCCCTGCTGATCGAAGTGGCCTACGAGGGTGGGCATGGCTCGGCGGCGGCGATGGGCCCCACCTACGAGCGCCTGGGGCTGGAGGGCGGCCAGGCCTTGGGGCTGGCGATGGCCACGGTGGGGCTGCTGGCCTCCACCGTGGTCGGCGGGCTGGTGGTGGTGCTGGCGCGGGCACGGGGCTGGCTCAGCTTCGGCGCCGCGATCCCGTTGCAGGAGGCGATGGAGATCGTGGTGGAGCAGACCCCACCGCTGGAGGCGATCCCTGCCGACCAACCCCTTGAGGAAGGCACGTTGGAACTGCCGGCCTGGTGGCGGCAGGGGGCGGACTGGGCGGTGAACATGGCCCTGGCGGGCATCGCCGTGGCGATCGGCTGCGGTCTGCTGGCAGCACTGCGCTGGGGCGCCGATCGCAGCGGTGGGGTGTTCGCCATGGTGATCGACGCGCTGCCGGTGTTCCCGCTGGCGCTGGTGGGGTCGCTGCTGGTGCGGCTGGCTTTGGAGAAAAGCGGCCAGGAGCGCTGGGTGTCCACACCGATCCAGAGCCAGACCGGCACGCTGGCGGCAGATCTGCTGATCACAGCGGCCACGGCCTGCCTCGACCTGCGGCTGCTGGCCGCCGACTGGCTGCCGCTGACGGTGCTGGCGCTGGCGGGCCTGCTCTGGAACCTGGCGGTGGTGCTGCTGCTGGCCCCGCGGATCCTGCCGGCCGACTGGTTCGAGCGGGCGATTCTGGAATTCGGCCAGGCCACCGGCGTGGCCGCCAGCGGCCTGTTGCTGCTGCGCATGGCCGACCCGGACGATCGCAGCGAAGCGGTGACGGCCTTTTCGATCAAGCAGTTGCTGCTGCAGCCCCTGCTGGCCGGCGGCGTGATCACCGTGGTGGCCCCGCTGGTGGTGGTGGGCTGGGGACTGCCGGCCTGGACCTCCCTCTGCCTGGTGCTTGTGCTGCTCTGGATCGCTCTGGGGCTCGTTCTGGCACAGCAGGCAAATACTGACTGA
- a CDS encoding P-II family nitrogen regulator, whose translation MKKVEAIIRPFKLEDVKVALVNAGIVGMTVSEVRGFGRQKGQVERYRGSEFTVEFLQKLKLEVVVEDENVDTVVTAIQDAARTGEIGDGKIFISTIGTVIRIRTGDRDSTAI comes from the coding sequence ATGAAAAAAGTTGAGGCCATCATCCGTCCCTTCAAACTCGAGGATGTCAAAGTTGCGTTGGTGAATGCGGGCATCGTTGGCATGACCGTGAGTGAGGTCAGGGGTTTTGGCCGTCAGAAGGGCCAGGTGGAGCGCTACCGCGGCTCCGAGTTCACAGTCGAGTTCCTCCAGAAGTTGAAGCTGGAAGTGGTGGTTGAAGACGAAAATGTGGACACAGTGGTGACCGCCATTCAGGACGCCGCACGCACCGGAGAGATTGGCGATGGCAAGATCTTCATTAGCACCATTGGCACCGTGATCCGGATTCGCACCGGCGATCGCGACAGCACGGCAATCTGA
- the queF gene encoding preQ(1) synthase, whose amino-acid sequence MPTPPATTTPHYGERVIAESQLIGFDNPRPGRAYEVAIELPEFTCKCPFSGYPDFAVLRLLYQPGAKVLELKALKLYVNSWRDRSISHEEVANRILDDLVAASDPLWMQLEADFNPRGNVHTVIRVSHGVRLPC is encoded by the coding sequence CTGCCCACCCCACCGGCCACCACCACTCCGCATTACGGCGAGCGGGTGATCGCCGAGTCCCAGTTGATCGGTTTTGACAATCCCCGGCCCGGTCGCGCCTACGAAGTGGCGATCGAGCTGCCCGAGTTCACCTGCAAGTGCCCCTTTTCCGGGTACCCCGACTTCGCTGTGCTGCGCCTGCTGTACCAGCCGGGCGCCAAGGTGCTGGAGCTCAAGGCGCTCAAGCTCTACGTCAACAGCTGGCGTGACCGCAGCATTTCCCATGAGGAAGTGGCCAACCGCATCCTTGACGACCTCGTGGCTGCCAGCGATCCGCTTTGGATGCAGCTGGAAGCCGATTTCAATCCCCGAGGCAATGTCCACACTGTGATCCGGGTCAGCCACGGCGTTCGGCTGCCCTGCTGA
- the def gene encoding peptide deformylase — protein sequence MASSFAKMARQAELTSRGVHVSKEVLDHPPLTIHTLGDAALRQPAKRISKVDEAVRDLARDMLRSMYAAHGIGLAAPQVGVHKQLVVIDLDPENPATPPQVFINPEIGATSGSLTTYEEGCLSIPGVYLQVVRPTTAEVSFRDEHGRPRRIKADGLLARCLLHEMDHLHGVLFVDRVTDELSLNDGLKEHGFERAAVHSLR from the coding sequence TTGGCCAGCAGCTTCGCCAAAATGGCCCGCCAGGCGGAGCTCACCAGCCGTGGGGTTCACGTCTCCAAGGAGGTGCTGGATCACCCCCCGCTGACCATTCACACCCTCGGCGATGCCGCGCTGCGCCAACCGGCCAAACGCATCAGCAAGGTGGATGAAGCGGTGCGGGATCTCGCCCGCGACATGCTCCGCAGCATGTATGCCGCCCATGGCATCGGCCTGGCCGCGCCCCAGGTGGGTGTCCACAAGCAGCTCGTGGTGATCGATCTCGATCCCGAGAACCCGGCCACCCCGCCCCAGGTGTTCATCAACCCCGAGATTGGCGCCACCAGCGGCTCGCTCACCACCTATGAAGAAGGTTGCCTGAGCATTCCCGGCGTGTATCTGCAGGTGGTTCGTCCCACCACCGCCGAGGTGAGCTTCCGTGACGAGCACGGCAGGCCCCGGCGGATCAAGGCCGATGGCCTGCTGGCCCGCTGCCTGCTCCATGAGATGGACCATCTCCATGGAGTGCTGTTCGTCGACCGCGTCACCGATGAACTGAGCCTCAACGATGGGCTCAAGGAGCATGGGTTCGAGCGCGCCGCCGTCCACTCCCTGCGCTGA
- a CDS encoding prolyl oligopeptidase family serine peptidase → MGGNWSPAEPAALPARVAVEAAPTVKEPLLHGQELFWLEQRPLEQGRVTLLWRQRPGGPSQELTPAPWNLRSRVHTYGGGVVAVGSVAGGTTVVFVNDGDRCLWALELPAEAPVMPEPSLPQPPLPEPRRLTAPAARAFADGLIDGPRRRWIGVMECDGVDQLVAVPLAGGEPVLLHQPTDFCGSAVLSPHGSHLAWVEWQQPFMPWDRSQLWLGRFDARGVLHDCRPLAGGAATGPTAADVSVVQPLWLPTGDLVVATDRSGWWNLERLAAVEPSVAAGPLPLRVASLPPTTALHWQPLLPMEAEFGLPAWVYGRHTTGWDGQQLVAAVCRAGRWELGTIALPEPGAAEGRWQPLAQPFDALDGLSAGGGRVVAVAADAVTPQGLLEIDLRHGSWSHTPAGGAGSAGAPARTTPLTAEAISTPQALWFKGHGGLPTHAWYYPPIGGAHPLAPLLVKSHSGPTAMAGTGLNLAVQFWTSRGWGVVDVNYGGSTGFGRAYRDRLAGQWGVVDVSDCAAAATALVAAGAASPERLAIEGGSAGGFTTLAALCFTDVFRAGACRYGVADLAALVRSTHRFEAGYLEGLVGPWPAAQALYAQRSPLHHAGRMRCPVIFFQGLDDEVVPPEQTDAMAAALAANGLAVEVRRFAGEGHGFRRPEVRIEVLEATEAFFRRQFGL, encoded by the coding sequence GTGGGGGGGAACTGGAGCCCGGCCGAGCCCGCAGCGTTGCCGGCCCGGGTGGCGGTGGAGGCGGCACCCACGGTGAAGGAGCCGCTGCTGCACGGACAGGAGCTGTTCTGGCTGGAGCAACGGCCCCTGGAGCAGGGCCGCGTCACCCTGCTGTGGCGCCAGCGGCCCGGTGGCCCCAGCCAGGAGCTCACCCCCGCCCCCTGGAACCTGCGCAGCCGGGTGCACACCTATGGCGGCGGCGTGGTGGCGGTGGGAAGCGTGGCCGGCGGCACCACCGTGGTGTTCGTCAATGACGGCGACCGCTGCCTGTGGGCGCTGGAGTTGCCGGCGGAGGCCCCCGTGATGCCGGAGCCGTCCCTGCCGCAGCCGCCCTTGCCGGAGCCGAGGCGGCTCACCGCACCAGCGGCCCGGGCTTTCGCCGACGGCCTGATCGACGGCCCGCGCCGGCGCTGGATCGGCGTCATGGAGTGCGATGGCGTCGATCAACTGGTGGCCGTGCCGCTGGCGGGCGGAGAGCCCGTGCTCCTGCACCAGCCCACCGACTTCTGCGGCAGCGCCGTGCTCAGCCCCCATGGCAGCCACCTGGCCTGGGTGGAATGGCAGCAGCCGTTCATGCCCTGGGACCGCAGTCAGCTGTGGCTGGGCCGCTTTGACGCCCGCGGGGTGTTGCACGACTGCAGGCCGCTGGCCGGGGGCGCCGCCACCGGGCCCACCGCCGCCGATGTGTCGGTGGTGCAACCGCTCTGGCTGCCGACTGGCGACCTGGTGGTGGCCACGGACCGCAGCGGCTGGTGGAACCTGGAGCGCCTGGCGGCGGTGGAGCCCTCGGTGGCGGCCGGGCCGCTGCCCCTAAGAGTGGCCTCCCTACCCCCCACCACTGCCTTGCACTGGCAGCCGCTGTTGCCGATGGAGGCGGAATTCGGTCTCCCGGCCTGGGTGTACGGGCGGCACACCACGGGCTGGGATGGCCAGCAACTGGTGGCGGCGGTCTGCCGGGCCGGCCGCTGGGAACTCGGCACCATCGCTCTGCCGGAGCCAGGCGCCGCCGAGGGGCGCTGGCAGCCGCTCGCCCAGCCCTTTGACGCCCTGGATGGTCTGAGTGCCGGCGGCGGCCGGGTGGTGGCCGTGGCCGCCGATGCCGTCACCCCACAGGGCCTGCTGGAGATCGATCTGCGCCACGGCAGCTGGAGCCACACCCCGGCGGGTGGGGCCGGATCAGCAGGAGCGCCGGCGAGGACGACACCCCTGACGGCGGAAGCGATCAGCACCCCGCAGGCGCTCTGGTTCAAGGGGCACGGCGGCCTGCCCACCCACGCCTGGTACTACCCGCCGATCGGCGGCGCCCACCCGCTGGCCCCCTTGCTTGTGAAGAGTCACAGCGGGCCCACCGCCATGGCCGGCACGGGGCTGAATCTGGCGGTTCAGTTCTGGACCAGCCGCGGCTGGGGCGTGGTGGACGTGAACTACGGCGGGTCCACGGGCTTCGGCAGGGCCTACCGCGATCGTCTCGCCGGCCAATGGGGTGTGGTGGACGTGAGCGACTGCGCCGCGGCGGCCACCGCGCTGGTGGCGGCGGGTGCGGCGAGCCCGGAGCGCCTCGCGATCGAGGGCGGCAGCGCCGGCGGATTCACCACCCTGGCGGCGCTCTGCTTCACCGACGTGTTCCGCGCCGGGGCCTGCCGCTACGGGGTGGCCGATCTGGCGGCGCTGGTGCGCAGCACCCATCGCTTCGAGGCCGGCTATCTCGAGGGCCTGGTGGGCCCGTGGCCGGCGGCCCAGGCGCTCTATGCGCAGCGCTCGCCGTTGCACCATGCCGGCCGGATGCGCTGCCCGGTGATCTTTTTCCAGGGCCTCGACGACGAGGTGGTGCCACCCGAGCAGACCGACGCCATGGCTGCGGCCCTCGCGGCCAACGGCCTGGCGGTGGAGGTGCGTCGGTTCGCCGGTGAAGGCCATGGCTTTCGCCGCCCGGAGGTGCGCATCGAGGTGCTGGAGGCCACCGAGGCCTTCTTTCGCCGGCAGTTCGGCCTGTGA
- a CDS encoding cytochrome c biogenesis CcdA family protein, whose protein sequence is MDAVGFQVADLARWAEDLIIGSLNAPGPSTLVLIFAAGLLTSLGPCSLSLLPVTVAYMAGFSSKTSKPWLLSACFAGGIVLSLVMLGLASAVLGRLYGQVPGFIPTVVAVLAVVMGLNLLGLLRLPLPAGPDPERWRGRVPAPLGPVAAGAAFGLAASPCTTPVLAVLLGWMAQQGRPLVGMVLLTCFGAGQVLPLVLAGSAAASMQRLLALRALSRWVPPISGVVLITSGGLALLAQLS, encoded by the coding sequence ATGGATGCGGTGGGGTTCCAAGTCGCAGATCTGGCCCGCTGGGCGGAGGATCTGATCATCGGTTCGCTCAACGCACCAGGCCCTTCCACCCTGGTTCTGATCTTCGCCGCTGGTTTGCTCACAAGCCTGGGGCCCTGCTCCCTTTCGTTGCTGCCGGTCACGGTCGCCTACATGGCGGGGTTTTCAAGCAAAACCTCCAAGCCATGGCTGCTGAGTGCCTGCTTTGCCGGGGGGATCGTGCTCTCCCTCGTGATGCTGGGTCTCGCCAGTGCCGTTCTGGGGCGTCTCTATGGGCAGGTGCCAGGCTTCATCCCCACCGTGGTGGCTGTGCTCGCGGTGGTGATGGGGCTCAACCTGCTGGGCCTGCTGCGCCTTCCCCTGCCGGCTGGTCCTGACCCGGAACGTTGGCGCGGGCGCGTCCCGGCGCCGCTTGGCCCGGTGGCGGCCGGTGCGGCCTTTGGTCTGGCGGCCAGCCCCTGCACCACCCCTGTGTTGGCGGTGTTGCTGGGCTGGATGGCCCAGCAGGGCCGTCCGTTGGTGGGGATGGTGCTGCTCACCTGTTTTGGTGCCGGCCAGGTGCTCCCGTTGGTGCTGGCCGGCAGTGCCGCCGCCTCAATGCAGCGCCTGCTGGCGCTGCGCGCGCTCAGCCGTTGGGTGCCTCCGATCAGCGGCGTGGTGTTGATCACCAGCGGTGGACTGGCATTGTTGGCGCAGCTCTCGTGA
- a CDS encoding DUF3747 domain-containing protein, whose amino-acid sequence MRHLRPIRALPFLSALGVVAVGGSLAPLHAQGALFGARDVAQERFVLVAAPIGDGSRAQLNIYEQVTNRRPCFAVSGANPARVDPLLGTFDFTGICTRYIDANGYSLRVGDNDLATVYRISVVRSGNDNILLATPHRGKTGPEMILARTNGQAAGFLQFTPEPGWRLKRRHFGTRALGHVYIYRDNWPGETTAAPAGSGAPGGTAPGSTAPAPAGRGTPGATTPQPTTPAARPTSAPAVPGSSTPRSTTPSATAPRTAVPGATAPGTTAPATTGPSTTAPRTTVPRPSSPAGAAAPTGSAPATGATRTAVPLSPPPVVPPAPTSAPRTR is encoded by the coding sequence ATGCGACATCTCCGGCCGATCCGCGCCCTGCCATTCCTGTCCGCGCTCGGCGTCGTTGCGGTGGGCGGGTCCCTTGCACCTCTCCATGCCCAAGGGGCGCTGTTCGGTGCCCGAGATGTGGCGCAGGAGCGCTTCGTGCTGGTGGCCGCGCCGATCGGGGACGGCAGTCGCGCCCAGCTCAACATCTATGAACAGGTCACCAACCGCCGTCCCTGCTTCGCTGTGTCCGGCGCCAATCCGGCCCGCGTCGATCCGTTGCTGGGCACCTTCGACTTCACCGGCATCTGCACCCGCTACATCGACGCCAACGGCTATTCGCTGCGGGTGGGTGACAACGATCTGGCCACCGTGTATCGGATCAGTGTGGTGCGCAGCGGCAACGACAACATCCTGCTGGCCACGCCGCACCGTGGCAAAACCGGCCCCGAGATGATCCTGGCTCGCACCAACGGCCAGGCCGCCGGCTTCCTTCAGTTCACACCGGAGCCGGGGTGGCGCCTGAAGCGCCGTCACTTCGGCACCCGTGCCCTCGGCCACGTCTACATCTATCGCGATAACTGGCCGGGCGAAACAACGGCCGCCCCGGCCGGATCGGGTGCACCAGGGGGCACAGCTCCTGGCAGCACCGCTCCCGCCCCTGCGGGCCGTGGAACACCAGGGGCCACAACACCACAGCCCACGACCCCAGCCGCCCGCCCCACTTCCGCGCCTGCGGTCCCCGGCAGCAGCACTCCTCGAAGCACTACCCCCAGCGCCACCGCTCCACGCACGGCGGTTCCCGGTGCAACGGCACCCGGTACCACGGCCCCTGCCACCACCGGGCCCAGCACCACAGCGCCCCGCACCACCGTCCCGCGTCCCTCATCGCCAGCGGGTGCTGCAGCACCGACCGGCTCAGCGCCCGCTACCGGTGCCACGCGCACCGCTGTTCCCCTGTCGCCGCCCCCGGTGGTTCCGCCGGCGCCAACCTCAGCACCGCGCACTCGGTGA